One Rossellomorea aquimaris DNA window includes the following coding sequences:
- a CDS encoding flavin monoamine oxidase family protein: protein MKNRADNHNYGDLSYPDDMVSIVKNGLVPTHEPKNVIIIGAGMAGLVAGSLLKKAGHTVTILEGNDRIGGRVYTLRQPFSEGQYLDVGAMRFPETHDLVFEYIRKFNLPTNEFINKSDLYLVNGIQTTDSNYNTNPDIFNYPLPPEEQGKTAIELLSSAVKPFLDLYEKASPEEQERLRIKFDHYSFDVFLRFNPIGTSLSPEAIRIVKVLLGIEGFPELAFVDILLDIVRTVFNDKLKFYEIDGGNDKLPYSFLPELQQNILYSQKVHGIIQKDDGVEVIVRDRTTNRYHRFQGDYTIVTVPYSVFQFIDVHPHESISFHKWKAIRELNYVSSVKIGLEFRSKFWETYKIGNIITDLPIRYTYRPSHNIGVAGPGVMLGSYSWGQNANLWNSLPEDERIREALQGLYKIYGDQVYKEFSTGASYSWGENQFSAGCFTLFAPNQASDFSDHLYLPEHRIHFAGEHTSPFHGWVEGAIESAIRAAYEVNNRKD from the coding sequence ATGAAGAATAGAGCTGATAATCACAATTACGGTGATCTTTCTTATCCAGATGACATGGTATCCATTGTGAAAAATGGATTGGTTCCCACACATGAACCAAAGAATGTGATTATTATAGGGGCAGGCATGGCAGGTCTGGTGGCAGGCTCCCTTTTGAAAAAAGCAGGTCATACCGTTACGATCCTCGAAGGAAATGATCGCATAGGCGGAAGGGTATATACGTTGCGTCAGCCTTTTTCAGAAGGCCAATATCTCGATGTAGGTGCTATGCGATTTCCGGAAACGCATGATTTAGTATTCGAATATATTCGTAAATTCAACTTACCAACAAATGAGTTTATAAATAAGAGCGATCTCTATCTCGTGAATGGAATCCAGACGACAGATTCCAACTACAACACTAACCCTGATATTTTCAATTATCCTTTACCTCCTGAAGAACAGGGGAAAACGGCCATTGAATTATTATCGTCAGCTGTAAAGCCGTTTTTAGACTTGTACGAAAAAGCAAGCCCTGAAGAACAAGAAAGGCTGCGAATCAAGTTTGATCATTATTCATTTGATGTCTTCTTACGATTCAATCCGATCGGAACGTCCCTTTCCCCGGAAGCCATCCGGATCGTAAAGGTCCTATTGGGCATTGAAGGATTTCCGGAACTAGCATTCGTTGATATTCTCCTGGACATTGTCCGTACGGTTTTCAATGATAAATTAAAGTTTTATGAAATTGATGGAGGGAATGATAAACTTCCATACTCCTTTTTGCCAGAACTCCAGCAGAATATCCTCTATTCCCAAAAAGTTCATGGGATCATTCAGAAGGATGATGGTGTTGAAGTCATAGTGAGGGACCGCACCACAAACCGTTATCATCGTTTTCAAGGGGATTACACCATCGTTACGGTTCCTTATTCTGTTTTTCAATTTATTGATGTCCACCCCCATGAATCGATTTCCTTTCATAAATGGAAGGCGATACGGGAACTTAATTATGTGTCGTCTGTAAAGATCGGATTGGAGTTTAGATCAAAGTTTTGGGAAACCTATAAAATTGGAAATATCATAACAGATCTTCCCATCCGGTATACGTACCGCCCTAGTCATAATATTGGAGTCGCCGGCCCAGGTGTCATGCTCGGTAGTTACAGCTGGGGACAAAATGCAAATCTTTGGAATAGCTTGCCTGAGGATGAACGGATTCGTGAAGCACTCCAGGGACTTTATAAGATATATGGCGATCAGGTTTACAAAGAATTTTCCACCGGTGCCTCCTATAGCTGGGGAGAAAACCAGTTTTCCGCAGGTTGCTTTACCCTATTCGCTCCCAACCAGGCTTCGGACTTTTCTGATCATCTGTACTTACCAGAACACCGCATCCACTTTGCCGGTGAGCACACATCCCCTTTCCACGGCTGGGTAGAAGGGGCAATCGAATCCGCCATCCGTGCGGCCTATGAGGTCAATAACAGAAAGGACTGA